A segment of the Georgenia sp. M64 genome:
CGCCGGACCACCCCTTGAACCTGCCGACGCCGGAGCTCGCCAAGCGGGCCGGCTCGGCGCTGCTGTCTGCCGACGACGCCATCCGGTCCTCCGAGCAGGAGCTCGGCTTCGCCAAGGCCCAGTTCGGCCTGCAGGCCACCGACGCCTTCACCGCCGCGCTGGGGGTCGCCAAGGAGAAGGCGCAGCGCGCCTTCCACATCCGCCAGCTCCTCGACGACGACCAGCCCGAGACGGAGGAGCAGCAGCGGCAGATGTACGCCGACATCCTCCAGCTCACCGGTGAGGTGGAGCGCGGCCTCTCCGAGCATGCCGAGGAGTTCGTCCGGCTGCGCAACATGCAGGCACGCGCCCCGCAGGTCCTCGACGAGCTCGAGCAGCGCGCGGGCGAGGTCGCGCGGCAGATCGAGGGTGCACGCGCCCAGCTCGCCGCGCTGTCCAACCAGTACCCGGCCCCGGCGCTCGCGTCCGTCTCGCGCAACCCCGACCAGGCCCGGGCGCTGCTCGAGTCCGCGCGCGCCTCGGTCGCCGAGGGCCGGGCCAAGGTCGAGGCCGGTGACCGGGCGACCGCCGTGACGCACATCCGCGTGGCGGAGGAGGCCATCGGCCAGGCGGACACGCTCCTGAAGTCCGTCGCGGGGGCCCGCGGCGCCCTCGCCGAGGCCGGCCAGCGGCTGGACTCCGCCATCGCCTCCATCACCGCCGACGTCCGCGACGCCGCGCGGCTCGCCCCGGCCGACCCCGTCGTCGCCGCCCGGCGCAAGGACGCCGAGTCCGCGATCGCGCTCGGCCAGCAGGCCCGTGAGGGCGGCGACCCGCTCGCGGCCATCCAGCGCCTCACCGCGGCCGAGACCGCCATCGACGCGGCGCTCGCGCCGGCCCGCGAGGCCGACGACACCAACCGTCGCGCCCTGGCCCAGCTCGGCGACCGGATGGGCCGGCTGGACTCCCAGCTCCGGGCGACCACCGACTACATCAACACCCGACGCGGCTCGGTGGGCACCGAGGCCCGCACCCGGCTGTCGGAGGCCACGCGCCTCGCCGCCGAGGCGAACCGGCTGGCCGGCACCGACCCGGTCGCGGCCCTGCAGCACGTCACCCGGGCCGAGCAGATGGCCCTGTCGGCCCAGCAGCTGGCCGAGCGTGACGCCGACCGGTTCGACGACTCATTCACCGGCGGCTTCGGCGGCGGCCGGCGGGGTGGTCTCGACATCGGCTCGCTCGTCCTGGGCGGCATCCTCTTCGGCGGCGGGGGCGGGCACTCCGGCGGCTGGGGCGGCGGTGGCGGCTTCGGTGGCGGTGGGTTCGGCGGCGGTGGTGGCGGCTTCGGCGGCGGTGGCGGCGGCTTCGGCGGCGGCGGTGGTGGCTTCTGAGGCTCAACCCGTTCGGCAGGCGCCGCCCGGCGACCTCGACAAGACTTTCCCGCGTTACCCCAACCAAGAAGGGCACGGACATGGCAGAGAAGCAGAGCATCCTCGGGCGCATCGCCCAGCTGACGAAGGCCAACATCAACGCGCTGATCGACCGCGCCGAGGACCCTCAGAAGATGCTGGACCAGCTGGTGCGCGACTACACCTCCTCGATCGCCGAGGCCGAGGACGCCGTCGCCGTCACCATCGGCAACCTCCGTCTGGCCGAGCAGGACCACGCGGCCGACCTCGCCGACGCCCGTGACTGGGGCCAGAAGGCCCTCGCGGCGTCGAGCAAGGCCGACGAGCTGCGCGCCGCGGGCGACCCCGCCGAGGCCGCCCGGTTCGACAACCTCGCCAAGGTCGCCATCGGCAAGCAGATCTCGGCCGAGAACGAGGCCCAGGCCGCCGAGCCGATGATCACCTCGCAGAACGAGGTCGTCGACAAGCTCAAGGTCGGCCTGCAGCAGATGCGCGTCAAGCTCGACGAGCTCAAGTCCAAGCGCGACCAGCTCGTCGCGCGCTCGAAGACCGCCGAGGCCCAGGCCACCGTCCAGGGCGCGATCTCCTCGATCAACATCATGGACCCCACGAGCGAGATCTCCCGCTACGAGGAGCAGGTGCGCCGCGAGGAGGCCCGGGTCGCCGGCCACGCCGAGATCCAGGCGGGCTCGATCGAGGACCAGTTCGCCGAGCTCGAGGACTACGGCCGCAGCGCCGAGATCGAGGCTCGCCTGGCCGCGCTCAAGGGTGGTAGCCCGCGTCAGCAGATCACGTCCGACGCCGCGACCGACGAGGGCTCGGCCGACCTCGACGCCGAGTACGTCGCTGACGAGGACAGGACCACCTACTGACCTGACGGCGGGCCGCGCGACGGTCCTGCGAGGATGACCACTCGCGGCCCCCGCCTCCGGGCGGGGGCCGCGCACGTCTCTCGACGTCGGGCGGGCCTAGCGGCGCGGGAGGTACGGGTGGTTCGAGCCGACGGCGGCGATGCGCTCCTCGGCCAGGTGGTCCGCCGCGTGCGCGGGGCTGATGCCGTGCTCCTCGGCGCGTCGCAGGACCGCCAGGGTCGCGCCGAACAGGCTCTCGACACGGTGCTTCGCGCGGTCGGGCACGTAGCCCTCGAGCTCGTCGGCCACCTGGATCACCCCGCCGGAGTTCACCAGGTAGTCGGGGGCGTAGGTGATCCCGCGCTCGAGGAGCCGTTCGGGGATGCCCCCCTCGCCGTCGTCGGCGAGCTGGTTGTTCGCCGAGCCGCACACGAGCCGGGCCGCCAGGGCCTCCACCGTCGTGGCGTCCAGCGCCCCGCCGAGCGCGCAGGGGGCGTAGACGTCGATGGCCGACCGGACGAGCTCGTCGGTCCCCGCCACCTTCTCGATCTCGGGGTGCCGGGCCCGGACCGCCTCGACGGCCAGCTCGTTGACGTCGGTGACGACGACGTGGGCGCCCGCGGCGACGAGGTGGTCCACGAGGACGCGGCCCACCTTGCCCACGCCGGCGACGCCGACGGTCCGGCCGCGCAGCGACGCCCGGCCCCACACGTGGTCGGCCCCGGCCTGCATCGCGGTGAACACCCCGAGGGCCGTGAGGACCGAGGGGTCGCCGGACCCGCCGTGGACCTCGCTGCGGCCGGCGACGAACGACGTCTCCCGGTGGATGACGTCCATGTCGGCCACCACGGTGCCGACGTCGCAGGCGGTGACGTACCGGCCGCCGAGGGACTCGACGAACCGTCCGTAGGCGCGCAGGAGCGCCTCGGACCTGACCTCGGCCGGGTCGCCGATGATCACGGCCTTGCCGCCCCCGAGGTCGAGGCCCGCGAGCGCGTTCTTGTAGGTCATGCCGCGCGATAGGCGCAGGACGTCCGCGAGCGCGTCGTCCTCGCCGGCGTAGGGGTAGAAGCGGGTGCCGCCGAGGGCGGGGCCGAGCGCGGTGGAGTGGATCGCCACGATGGCCCGCAGGCCGCTGGCACGGTCGTTGAGGTAGGCGACCTGCTCGTGGCCGTGGAGCGGGTCGAAGGGCCCGGGGGCACGAAACGTCGTGGCGGGCGTGAGCGTCTGGGGTCGTGCGTCTGGGCGCGAGAGGGTGGTCACGGGTCCGACTCCTTCGTCATCTCGTGGATGCGCGGCGCTCGGACCGTGGGTGGGGTCCTCGCACCACGACCAGCCTAGGCCCAAGGTCCCGGTTTCGGCGCCCGCGGACGGCCCCTGTCGGCAAGGTTTTCCCAAGCGTGGGGCGCGACGCTGACCCTTTCCGGGGATGCACCCGAAGGGTGGGACCACCATGGTCGAGCTGAGCAGACGGCAGGTGCTGACCGGCGGGGCGGCCGTGGCCGCCACCGGGCTGCTGACGTGGTCCTGGGCGGGGGCGCTCGGGCCGCCCGCCGCGGTGCCGGTCCCGACCTCGTTCGGCTCCGTGTCCCTGCTCGGTGCGCGCGTGAGCGGGCGGACCGGCGTGCACGGCCACGACGCCGCGACCGCGGCCGGCGCCTCGGCTGCCGCGGCCGTCGCCGCCGCGACCCTCGCCGCGCACCGCACCTGGCCCGGGCTGGTGCGGGTCGACGTCGCGATCGCCAACCACCTCGAGCGGGCCGTGGCGTTCTCCCCGGGCCAGTTCCGCCTGCGGGTCGGTGCGGACGGACCGACCGTCACCGCCCTCGACACCGAGCTCACCCCCGGCGCCCTGCCCGCCGGACGGACGGTGCGCACCTGGCTGACGTTCCTCGTCCCGGCCGCTCCGGCAGAGCTGTCCCTGAGCTTCGAGGACACCGCCGCGACCCTGGCGCTGGCGGTGCACACCGTGGAGGACCGATGAGCACCACCGACGAGCGCCGTGCCGCCGACGGCCGAGCTGGCGGGCGTCGCACCGACCGGGACGCCGAACGAGTCGCCCTGGCTGCTCACCGGAGCGACCGGCCCACCGACCGTCGTGACCTGCTGCGGCTCGCCGCGGCCGGGGCCACGGCCACGGCCCTGGGTCTCGTGGGCGCCCCCACGGTCGCCGCAGCCGTCCGACCGGCACGAGACGTCGCCTCCCTCGCCCCGGCGCGCACCGCGCTCGGCGCCGTCACCCCCGTCCCCGGTGTGCTGGACCTGTACGTCAACGAGGGCCGGGTGCCCATGGTCGACGGCACCTTGGTCTACATGCGCGGGTTCGGCGACCGGCCCACCGCCGCCGACGACCCCGCGCCCAGTCTCCGCCTCCCGCCGCACGTCTTCCTCGCCGACGGCACGCTCCACGCCTCCGCCACCTACCCGCTCGACGCGCCGGCCCCGCCGCACGGCCGCCCGGCCGCCGCGTCCGGGCCCGACGCGCAGGGGCTCTACGAGGTGCGGCGCGGGTACTGGGCGAGCTTCTTCCCGCCGCGCACCATCGTGGCCGAGACCGGCGCCCGTCTGCGTCTACGCGTGCACAACGGTCTCGCGGGCGTGCACCGCCTCAGCATCCCGGGTGTCCTCGACACCGGTGACATCGCCCCGGGCGCCTCGGCCGCCGTCGACGTCCCCACCCCGCCGGCGGGCACCTACCTCCTCGAGGACCCGGGGAACGCCCCGGTCGAGCGGCTGCTCGGCCTGCACGGCGTGCTCGTCGTCGTCCCGGCCGCGCAGCGGTGGCGGCTGAGCGAGGGCGGCACCGAGTTCGAGCGGCAGTGGCTGTGGATCTGCCAGGACGTCGACCCCGACTGGGGCCGCCGGGCGCAGGCGGGCGAGCACATCGACCCCGAGGCCACTCCCCCGGTGCCGCGGTACTTCATGATCAACGACCGCTCCGGGTACGCCGCCCTCGGCATGTCCCGCGACACCCGGTCCAACGAGGCCGCGCACGAGGACACCCTGCCGTCGGGCTTCCCCCGGCGGGTGGACGTGCGCGACCTGTCCGCCGGCAGCCCCGGCACGGTGCGCAGCGGCCAGCTCCTCCGGTGCGTCAACACCGGCGTCGTCGTCCACCAGCTGCACTTCCACGGCAACCACGTCTCGACGGTGCGGCGCAACGGGGTCGACTTCCCGCGGGACGGGCTCCTCGGCCTCGTCGATGCCGAGGGGCACGTGCTGCTGCAGCAGTGGGAGGACGTCGTCGAGCTCGACCCGCGCTCACGCAAGGAGACCCTCCTGCCGCTGAAGAAGCCGCCGCAGGTCGTCGAGCCGGTGTGGGCGGCGCGCACCGAGGACTGGCACTACCCGATGCACTGCCACGCGGAGCCGTCGCAGACGGCGGCCGGCGGGCTCTACCCGGGCGGCATGGTCGCCGGCTGGGTGCTCGCCGGCCAGGTGAGCCCGCCGCACCACACCTACCGCAGCCAGGCCGACTTCGCCTCGGACCAGCCCAAGGAGGACGACCCCCTCACCGAGTTCCGCCAGCGCCCCGACCGGTTCTTCGAGCGGGACGTCTTCGGGCGCCGGCTGCGCTTCCCCGACGGCGCCGAGCACGAGATGTGGAGCTTCGAGTCCGAGACGTCGGGGCGCGGTTTCCCGGCCCCCGTCATCCGGATGACGGAGAACGCGCTCGTCCACGTCCGGGTCTAACCGAGCAAGGGCCCGCACACCATCCACCTGCACGGGATGGAGCCGGACCCGCGCAACGACGGCGTGGGGCACACCTCGTTCGAGGTGAGCGGCTCGTACACCTACCAGTTCCGACCCGACGCCGGAGTGCCGGGCGACCCCAACGAGGGCTCGGCGGGCACGTACTTCTACCACTGCCACGTCAACACGGTCCTGCACGTGCAGATGGGCATGGTCGGGCCGATGCTCGTCGACCCGGTCGTCCACCCGAGCTTCCCGGTGCCGGCGGGGACCCGCCGCCCGTTCGTCGACGGACCCCTGTACGACATCGCCACCGAGCTCATGCTCGTGCCCTACGCGGTGGACCCGACCTGGCACCACCTCAACCACGCCGCGGGGCTCTCCGGCGAGGACGTCGGGCTCAACCGGTTCCGGGCGAAGCACTTCTACGTCCTGGGCGGGCACATCGCCCAGGGGCAGCCGAAGGACCGGGTGTGGGTCCCGCGGCAGGTGCGGGCCAACGCCTCGGGGTACCCGACGCTGCTGCGGGTGCTCAACCTCAACTTCATCCCGACCAGGGTGCGGTTCACCCGGGCCGGCGGCGAGCCGGTGCGGATGGCCTCCCTCGTGGCCCACGACGGCCGGGCCTACCGGGACACCGTGCGCCCGGGCAGCCCCCTGCCGGAGGACCTCGGCAACCGGCTCGTCACCGACCGGCTCGCGTTCGGTGCCGCCGAGCGCTACGACATGCTCCTCCTCCCGCCGGAGCCCGGCCCCTACGAGATCCACGTCGACTGGTTCGACTGGGTCCCCGGCGCCGCCGGCCTGCGCCTCCTCGCCACCCGGACGGTGCCGCTCACGGCCGTGTGAGAAGTGCGACCGGCGAAGACGGGCGGCGTCCGGCGGCATGGGCACGTGCCGTCCGGGCGCCATGGCGGCGTGGCCGCCGTCAGATCGCCATGGCCGCGCGCACCTCGTCCACGGCCGCGGCACCGCCGGCCCCCGTGGCCGTGACCCGCCCGGACTCCAGCACGGCGAACTCCCGCGCCGCCGTCACCGCGAAGCCGACGTGCTGCTCGACGAGGAGCACCGAGAGCCCTGCGCCGGTGAGCTCGAGGACGGCGTGCTCGATCTCGGCCACCACCGACGGCTGGATGCCCTCGGTGGGCTCGTCGAGGACGAGCACCCGCGGCGCGGTGATGAGGGCCCGGGCGATGGCCAGCTGCTGGCGCTGGCCGCCGGAGAGCAGGCCGGCGCGCCGGTCCAGCAGCGGCATCAGCGCCGGGAACAGGTCGAGCGCCTCGGCGAGCCGGCCGCGCCCCTCACGCCGGCCGTCGGCCACGAGCCGCAGGTTCTCGCCCGCGGTGAGGTCGGCGAACGACTGCTGCCCCTGCGGGACGTACGCCAGACCACGCCGGACGCGCCGGTGTGCGGGCAACCGCGTGATGTCGTCGCCGTCGAACCACACCGAGCCCCGGACGGGTCGGAGCAGCCCGACGGCGGCCCGCAGCAGCGTCGTCTTGCCGGCACCGTTGTGGCCCAGGACGGCGGTGAGGCCGCCGTCCGGCACCGTGAGGTCCACGCCGTGGACGACCACGGCCGGTCCGTACCCGACGTGGACGTCGCGCAGCTCGAGCATCATGCCCCCCTCGTCCCGGCCGGTGCGCCGAGATACACCTCGATGACCCGCGGGTCGGCCTGGACCTCTGCCACGGTGCCCTCGCTGAGCACGCTGCCCTGGTGCAGCACCGTGACGGAGTCGGCGAACGAGCGCAGGAACTGCATGTCGTGCTCGACGACGACGACCGTTCGTCGTCGCCCCACCGTGCGGAGCAGCTCACCCGTCTGCTCGCGCTCGGCCTGGCTCATCCCGGCGACGGGCTCGTCGAGGAGGAGCAGCCGGGCGTCCTGGACGAGGAGCATCCCGATCTCGAGCCACTGCTTCTGGCCGTGGGCCAGCTCCCCCGCGGGCCGGTCCCGTTCCGCGGCCAGGCCGACCGTCTCCATGGCCTCCTCCACCACCTCGACGCGACGACGGGGCCGGAGGAGCTGGTGCACCGGGCGCCGGGCGCCGGCCGCGATGTCGAGGTTCTGGACCACCGTGAGGCCCTCGATGACGCTCGCGGTCTGGAAGGTGCGGCCGACCCCCGCTCGCACGACCTGGTGGACCTTCCGGCCGATGAGCTCGGCGCCACCGAACCGGGCCGACCCGGTCGCCGGGGTCAGGCCCGTGATGGCGTCGACGACCGTGGTCTTCCCGGCGCCGTTCGGGCCGATGAGGAAGCGCAGGTCCCCCTGGACGACCGTGAGGTCGATGCCGTCGACGGCGACGAACCCGCCGAAGCTCACGCGCAGCCCCCGGACCTCGAGGTAGTCGTGGGCGACGTCCTGGGTGGCGAGGAGCCGGTCGACCCGCGCCGGGTCACGGGTGGTGTCGTGGTCGCTCATGGGTGCCTCTCCGTGGTGGCGGCCAGGTGGTGGTCGGGATCGCTCGCCGCTGCGGCGGGCGGGTCGGCGTCGACGTGCCCCGCGGCGGCCCTGTGGTCGTCGGCACCGCCCACGGCGGTGGCGGCCCTGTCGGGACCGACCGCTGTGGTGGGCGCCCTGCCGGTGCCCTCGCCACGACCGACCGTGCCGGCGTCGTCCGCCCGCCCCGCCCACCGACGTCGACGCAGGGCGCCGGGGAGCTGGGCCAGCCCACCGGGGAGGAACGCGACCACGAGGATGAACAGGGCGCCCTGGAAGTAGGTCCAGAACGACGGGAACGACTCCGACAGACCCGTCTCGGCCCAGGCCACCGCGACCGAGCCGAGCACGGGGCCGAGCAGGGTGGCCCGGCCGCCGATCGCGACACCGACGAGGAAGCCGATCGAGGGGACGACGCCGACATCGGCGGGCGAGATGATCCCGACGATCGGCACGAACAGGGCCCCGCCGACCGCGGCGAAGACGGCGGCCACCACGTACGCGAAGACCTTGACCCGCACGGGGTCGTAGCCGAGGAAGCGCACGCGGTTCTCCTGGTCGCGCACCGCCACGAGCAGCTCGCCGTAGCGCGAGCGCATGAGTGCCCGGACGACCAGGACCATCACCAGCAGCGTGCCGGCGGCGACGAGGTAGAGCATCCGCCGGTTCACCGGGTCGGCGAGGTCGTAGCCGAAGAACGAGCGGAAGCCGTTGAGCCCGTTCGTCCCGCCGGTGGTCTGCTGCTGGCCCACGAGCAGGATCGCGAACGCCGCGGCGAGGGCCTGGCTGAGCACGGCGAAGTAGGCGCCGCGCACCTGCCGCCGGAACACCGCGGTGCCGAGCACGAGGGCGAGGATGGCGGGCACGGCCACGACGAGGACGACCGTCGTCGCGGGCGAGCGCATGGGCTCCCACCACCCGGGCACCTCACCGGTGCCGTACAGGAGCATGAAGTCCGGTACGCCGCCGGGGCCGGCGTCGGCGAGCTTGAGGTGCATCGCCATGATGTAGGCGCCCAGGCCGAAGAACACGCCCTGGCCGAGGGTGAGCATCCCTCCCTGACCCCAGGCCAGGCCGATGCCGACGGCGACCATCGCCAGGCACAGGAAGCGGGCCAGGAGGCTGAGCCGGAAGTCGCTGAGCACCGCCGGTGCGAGGACCAGCAGGACGAGCGCCGCGACGGCGGTGAGGGCCCAGGTGCGGGCGGGGCCGGGGCGCAGGACGACGGCGGCCCACCGGCGCACGGCGGTGCTGCCGCCGCTCATGCCAGGCTCCTCGTCCGGACGGTGACCAGACCCTGCGGCCGCCACTGGAGGAAGAGGACCACGAGGGCGAGGAGGAGGACCTTGGCCAGGCTCGCCGTCGTCCCGAGCTGGAGGAACGCCTGGATGATGCCCAGGCCGAAGGCGGCCACCACCGCCCCCTTGATCTGCCCGATCCCGCCGACGACGACCACGAGGAACGCGTCGACGATGTAGCTCTGGCCCAGGGTCGGCCCGATGGAGCCGAGGAGGGTCAGCGCGACGCCCGCGACGCCGGCGATGCCCGAGCCGATGAAGAAGGTGAGCCGGTCGGTGGCCGCCGCGGAGATCCCCGACGTCTCGGCCAGGTCGCGGTTCTGCACGACCGCCCGGATCCGGCGGCCGAGCGACGTCCTGGCCAGGACGAGCGCGACGGCGGCGACGCAGACAACGGCGAGCAGCAGGATGAAGAGCCGCGAGCGGGGCACCGACACCCCGAGCAGCTGGACGGGGCCGGCGAGCCACGACGGGGCGCGGACGTCGACGTTCGGTGCGCCGAAGACGTCGCGCGCCACCTGCTGGAGCACGAGGGCGACGCCCCAGGTGACGAGGAGCGTGTCGAGCGGGCGGCGGTGCATCCGGGAGATGAGCAGCACCTCGAGGACGACGCCCATGAGGCCGCCGACGAGGAAGCCGACCACCACGGACACGAGCAGGGAGACGCCCGGGTCGGCCAGGACCTGCTGGACGACGAAGGCGGTGTAGGCGCCGGCCATCATGAACTCGCCGTGCGCCATGTTGATCACGCCCATCTGGCCGAACGTGAGGGCGAGGCCGAGCGCGGCGAGGAGGAGGACCGAGCCGAGGCTCAGGCCCGCGAAGAGCTGGGGTAGGACGGCGTCCATCGTGCCTCCGTCTGCTGGGCGGTCCCCGCCCCGGACGGGCGGCCGGGGCGGGGACCGGCGGTGGTCAGGAGAGGCCGGCGGCCCAGTCGTAGGACTCCAGGAACGGGTCCGGCTCGATGGGCCCGTCCGAGCTCCACTCGGTGTGGATGAGCCCGTCCGGCCCGATCCGGCCGATGAGCGCGGTCTTGCTGAGGTGGTGGTTCTCGCCGTCGATCGTCACCGTGCCCTCGGGCGCCTCGAACGTCGTGCCGTCCGCGGCCTCCTGGACGGCGGCGACGTCGAAGGAGCCCGCCTCCTCCACCATCGCGCGCCAGAGGTGGAGGGAGGTGTAGGCGGCCTCCATCGGGTCGGAGGTCACCCGGTCCTCGCCGTAGGCCTCCTGGAACGCCGCGACGAACGCGTCGTTCTCGGGGCTGTCCACGGTCTGGTAGTAGTTCCAGGCGGTCAGCTGGCCCTCGACGTTGTCGATGCCGATGCCGCCGACCTCCTCCTCGGCGATCGAGACCGACATGACCGGCATCTCCTCGGCCGTCAGCCCGATGTTGCGGTACTCCTTGAAGAAGGCGACGTTGGAGTCACCGTTGAGGGTGTTGAAGACGGCGTCCGCGCCCGCCGAGCGCACCTTGCCGACGATCGTGGCGAAGTCGGTGTGGCCGAGCGGGGCGTACTCCTCGCCGAGCACCTCGATGCCGTGCTCCTGGGCGTAGGCGTTGATGATCTTGTTCGCCGTGCGGGGGAAGACGTAGTCCGACCCCACGAGGAACAGCGACGTCGCACCCTGCTCACGCAGGTAGTCCAGCGCGGGGATGATCTGCTGGTTCGTCGTGGCGCCGCTGTAGAAGATGTTCTCCGACGCCTCGAGGCCCTCGTACTGCACGGGGTAGAACAGCAGGGCGTCGTTCCCCTCGAAGACGGGCAGCATCGCCTTGCGGCTGGCGGAGGTCCAGCCGCCGAACACCGCCGCGACGCAGTCGGAGACGATGAGCTTCTCGGCCTTCTCCGCGAACACGGTGGGCTCGGAGGCGCCGTCCTCGGAGACGACCTCGAGCTGCTTGCCGAGGACACCGCCGTCGGCGTTGATCTCCTCGGCCGCCAGCGAGAGGGAGTCGAAGACCGTCTGCTCGGAGATGGCCATGGTGCCGGAGAGGGAGTTGAGGAAGCCGATCTTGACGGTGTCGCCGGAGGTGTCCACGCAGGACTCGGCCGACGCGGCGGAGGTGTCCGCCTCGTCGCCACCGGCCACGCGCGCGCCGCAGGCGCTCAGCGTCATGGCCAGGGCGGCGACGGCGGCGAGCGCCACGCGGGTCCGCAGGGGTGTGGGGGTCATCGCAGGTTCCCTTGATTCGGGCCACGGGGGCCGGGGCTGGGGGTCGCGACGCCGTGTCGCGACGCCTGCGACGCTAGGAGTCCCCTGTTTCCGGGGACTGCCCGCACCGTTTCGGATGGGTAAACGCTGTGGCAGCCCCCGCCGACGGCGAACGATCCGTCGCCACCCACGCCCACCACCGACGGCGAACGATCACCTTGTCGCCACCCACGCCCACCACCGACGGCGAACGATCCGGCGCCACCCACGCCCACCACCGACGGCGAACGATCCCTCCGTCGCCGAGTGAGAGTGGTGTGCCGGGATCACTCGGCGACACGGTGATCGCTCGTGTCAGACGGCCGCACCGGCTCGGCCCGCACGGAAGGCACCGGCCGTGACGGCGGCCAGAGAGCCCACCTCGAGCGGGCGCGGCTCGAGCGGCCCCGCCTCGGACAAC
Coding sequences within it:
- the urtD gene encoding urea ABC transporter ATP-binding protein UrtD, coding for MSDHDTTRDPARVDRLLATQDVAHDYLEVRGLRVSFGGFVAVDGIDLTVVQGDLRFLIGPNGAGKTTVVDAITGLTPATGSARFGGAELIGRKVHQVVRAGVGRTFQTASVIEGLTVVQNLDIAAGARRPVHQLLRPRRRVEVVEEAMETVGLAAERDRPAGELAHGQKQWLEIGMLLVQDARLLLLDEPVAGMSQAEREQTGELLRTVGRRRTVVVVEHDMQFLRSFADSVTVLHQGSVLSEGTVAEVQADPRVIEVYLGAPAGTRGA
- a CDS encoding twin-arginine translocation signal domain-containing protein; this translates as MHPKGGTTMVELSRRQVLTGGAAVAATGLLTWSWAGALGPPAAVPVPTSFGSVSLLGARVSGRTGVHGHDAATAAGASAAAAVAAATLAAHRTWPGLVRVDVAIANHLERAVAFSPGQFRLRVGADGPTVTALDTELTPGALPAGRTVRTWLTFLVPAAPAELSLSFEDTAATLALAVHTVEDR
- a CDS encoding PspA/IM30 family protein, with protein sequence MAEKQSILGRIAQLTKANINALIDRAEDPQKMLDQLVRDYTSSIAEAEDAVAVTIGNLRLAEQDHAADLADARDWGQKALAASSKADELRAAGDPAEAARFDNLAKVAIGKQISAENEAQAAEPMITSQNEVVDKLKVGLQQMRVKLDELKSKRDQLVARSKTAEAQATVQGAISSINIMDPTSEISRYEEQVRREEARVAGHAEIQAGSIEDQFAELEDYGRSAEIEARLAALKGGSPRQQITSDAATDEGSADLDAEYVADEDRTTY
- a CDS encoding ATP-binding cassette domain-containing protein, whose product is MMLELRDVHVGYGPAVVVHGVDLTVPDGGLTAVLGHNGAGKTTLLRAAVGLLRPVRGSVWFDGDDITRLPAHRRVRRGLAYVPQGQQSFADLTAGENLRLVADGRREGRGRLAEALDLFPALMPLLDRRAGLLSGGQRQQLAIARALITAPRVLVLDEPTEGIQPSVVAEIEHAVLELTGAGLSVLLVEQHVGFAVTAAREFAVLESGRVTATGAGGAAAVDEVRAAMAI
- a CDS encoding Glu/Leu/Phe/Val dehydrogenase dimerization domain-containing protein, with amino-acid sequence MTTLSRPDARPQTLTPATTFRAPGPFDPLHGHEQVAYLNDRASGLRAIVAIHSTALGPALGGTRFYPYAGEDDALADVLRLSRGMTYKNALAGLDLGGGKAVIIGDPAEVRSEALLRAYGRFVESLGGRYVTACDVGTVVADMDVIHRETSFVAGRSEVHGGSGDPSVLTALGVFTAMQAGADHVWGRASLRGRTVGVAGVGKVGRVLVDHLVAAGAHVVVTDVNELAVEAVRARHPEIEKVAGTDELVRSAIDVYAPCALGGALDATTVEALAARLVCGSANNQLADDGEGGIPERLLERGITYAPDYLVNSGGVIQVADELEGYVPDRAKHRVESLFGATLAVLRRAEEHGISPAHAADHLAEERIAAVGSNHPYLPRR
- a CDS encoding TPM domain-containing protein, translating into MKHLTVRALAVALLTLPALAIAGPAGAVPPEQLTEQVTDVADVLSAAEEQDVQEVIDQVQDETGQLVYVAFVDDFTGMGSNQWAVESAELSNLGPANVLLAVGIDVNSYGYALHDSSAVSEAELEDLLAQDVVPQLSDGAFAAAATTFAQEVGAAATGTSDGGVGDVGGGSILGGLLGFGLLAIVVIGGVAMFRSRKKSAQDRPAQARRLPPDHPLNLPTPELAKRAGSALLSADDAIRSSEQELGFAKAQFGLQATDAFTAALGVAKEKAQRAFHIRQLLDDDQPETEEQQRQMYADILQLTGEVERGLSEHAEEFVRLRNMQARAPQVLDELEQRAGEVARQIEGARAQLAALSNQYPAPALASVSRNPDQARALLESARASVAEGRAKVEAGDRATAVTHIRVAEEAIGQADTLLKSVAGARGALAEAGQRLDSAIASITADVRDAARLAPADPVVAARRKDAESAIALGQQAREGGDPLAAIQRLTAAETAIDAALAPAREADDTNRRALAQLGDRMGRLDSQLRATTDYINTRRGSVGTEARTRLSEATRLAAEANRLAGTDPVAALQHVTRAEQMALSAQQLAERDADRFDDSFTGGFGGGRRGGLDIGSLVLGGILFGGGGGHSGGWGGGGGFGGGGFGGGGGGFGGGGGGFGGGGGGF
- a CDS encoding Tat pathway signal protein; this encodes MSTTDERRAADGRAGGRRTDRDAERVALAAHRSDRPTDRRDLLRLAAAGATATALGLVGAPTVAAAVRPARDVASLAPARTALGAVTPVPGVLDLYVNEGRVPMVDGTLVYMRGFGDRPTAADDPAPSLRLPPHVFLADGTLHASATYPLDAPAPPHGRPAAASGPDAQGLYEVRRGYWASFFPPRTIVAETGARLRLRVHNGLAGVHRLSIPGVLDTGDIAPGASAAVDVPTPPAGTYLLEDPGNAPVERLLGLHGVLVVVPAAQRWRLSEGGTEFERQWLWICQDVDPDWGRRAQAGEHIDPEATPPVPRYFMINDRSGYAALGMSRDTRSNEAAHEDTLPSGFPRRVDVRDLSAGSPGTVRSGQLLRCVNTGVVVHQLHFHGNHVSTVRRNGVDFPRDGLLGLVDAEGHVLLQQWEDVVELDPRSRKETLLPLKKPPQVVEPVWAARTEDWHYPMHCHAEPSQTAAGGLYPGGMVAGWVLAGQVSPPHHTYRSQADFASDQPKEDDPLTEFRQRPDRFFERDVFGRRLRFPDGAEHEMWSFESETSGRGFPAPVIRMTENALVHVRV
- a CDS encoding multicopper oxidase domain-containing protein; this encodes MHLHGMEPDPRNDGVGHTSFEVSGSYTYQFRPDAGVPGDPNEGSAGTYFYHCHVNTVLHVQMGMVGPMLVDPVVHPSFPVPAGTRRPFVDGPLYDIATELMLVPYAVDPTWHHLNHAAGLSGEDVGLNRFRAKHFYVLGGHIAQGQPKDRVWVPRQVRANASGYPTLLRVLNLNFIPTRVRFTRAGGEPVRMASLVAHDGRAYRDTVRPGSPLPEDLGNRLVTDRLAFGAAERYDMLLLPPEPGPYEIHVDWFDWVPGAAGLRLLATRTVPLTAV